The following proteins are co-located in the Castanea sativa cultivar Marrone di Chiusa Pesio chromosome 8, ASM4071231v1 genome:
- the LOC142605509 gene encoding vicilin-like seed storage protein At2g28490 produces the protein MKKMGNKVALLALVLVLCYGLAMAVSFVEDLDEDWRGESEETEDWRMERKGEGREDRRREREREGREEDRRREREGEGRKDWRREGEGEEEEEEDWRREREKREEWSTEEGFLLLDSKRVVKTDAGEMEVVRSFVGKIVDRPLHIGFITMEPKTLFIPQYLDSGLVIFIRRGEAKIGLIYKDELGERWLKTGDVYHIPAGSAFYLVNTAEGQKLHIICSIDPSEGLGVGTFQSFFIGGGTYPQSVLAGFEPETLSRAFNISYAEVRDLFRLKRGPIIYLNDSHSSSPWPKIRQMKEHARLMDSHEEPAQKEEQTWSWRKLLNSMLGMETENKKRDDRGTSDKGKGKTPDSYNLYDRHPDFSNDYGWSVALDKHDYSPLKHSGIGIYLVNLTAGAMMAPHVNPTATEYGIVLRGSGTIQIVFPNGTNAMSSEIAEGDVFFVPRYFPFCQIASRSGPLEFFGFTTSARKNRPQFLAGSNSLIRAMLGPELAASFGITLERLQAIDAAQPDGVILPPETEIKRREEPLPPDTKTKRREDEHAREPNVIKSFWE, from the exons ATGAAAAAAATGGGAAACAAAGTGGCCCTTTTGGCCTTAGTCCTTGTACTCTGCTATGGCTTGGCGATGGCCGTAAGTTTTGTTGAAGATCTAGACGAAGACTGGAGGGGGGAAAGCGAAGAAACGGAAGACTGGAGGATGGAGAGGAAAGGAGAAGGAAGGGAAGACAGGAGGAGGGAGAGGGAACGAGAAGGAAGGGAAGAAGacaggaggagagagagagaaggagaaggaagaaaagactggaggagagagggagaaggagaagaagaagaagaagaagactggcggagagagagagaaaagagagaggagtGGAGTACAGAAGAGGGGTTTTTGTTACTAGACTCAAAGCGTGTAGTGAAGACTGATGCAGGGGAGATGGAGGTGGTGAGGAGCTTTGTTGGGAAAATTGTGGATAGGCCTTTGCATATTGGGTTTATCACCATGGAGCCTAAGACCCTCTTCATCCCTCAGTATCTTGACTCCGGTTTGGTCATCTTCATCCGTAGAG GGGAAGCAAAGATTGGGTTGATATACAAAGATGAACTGGGGGAGAGGTGGTTGAAAACTGGGGATGTGTACCATATTCCAGCTGGCTCGGCATTTTACTTGGTAAACACAGCGGAGGGCCAGAAGCTTCACATTATTTGCAGCATTGACCCTTCTGAGGGCTTGGGCGTGGGTACTTTCCAG TCTTTCTTCATTGGTGGAGGAACCTATCCACAATCTGTTCTTGCTGGATTTGAACCTGAAACACTTTCACGTGCATTTAAC ATATCATACGCAGAAGTAAGAGACCTCTTCAGGCTAAAAAGGGGTCCCATCATATACCTGAACGATTCTCACTCATCAAGTCCATGGCCAAAAATCAGGCAAATGAAAGAGCATGCCAGACTGATGGACTCCCATGAAGAACCCGCCCAAAAAGAAGAGCAAACTTGGTCATGGAGGAAGCTTTTGAATTCTATGTTGGGAATGGAAAccgaaaacaaaaaaagggacGACAGGGGAACAAGCGACAAGGGAAAAGGCAAAACCCCAGATTCATACAACCTCTACGACAGACACCCTGACTTCAGCAACGACTATGGATGGAGCGTTGCTCTTGATAAACATGATTATAGCCCTCTCAAACACTCTGGCATTGGCATATATCTTGTCAATCTCACTGCG GGAGCGATGATGGCACCGCATGTGAATCCAACTGCGACAGAGTATGGGATTGTGCTAAGAGGAAGTGGGACAATACAGATTGTGTTTCCAAACGGAACCAATGCTATGAGTTCTGAGATTGCAGAAGGGGATGTGTTTTTTGTGCCCAGATATTTCCCATTCTGCCAAATTGCATCAAGATCTGGTCCGCTTGAGTTCTTTGGGTTCACAACATCGGCACGCAAGAACCGACCACAGTTCTTGGCTGGGTCCAACTCACTGATCCGGGCTATGTTGGGTCCTGAACTGGCGGCTTCATTCGGCATTACTTTGGAAAGATTGCAAGCCATAGATGCGGCTCAGCCCGATGGGGTTATACTGCCTCCGGAGACAGAGATTAAGAGAAGGGAGGAACCTCTACCTCCGGACACCAAAACTAAGAGAAGGGAAGATGAGCATGCGAGGGAGCCAAATGTCATCAAGAGCTTTTGGGAATGA